The Acetoanaerobium noterae nucleotide sequence TTAATAAGCCACGATATTACTACTGAAAAAATTAATTCAATATTAAATATCAATTCACCTTCTGAACTTTATTTAGCTTTTTCTCTATATTTAATTCTACATGAATTTGGGCACTGGATACATTTCGAAGAACTAGAAAAAAAACCTTATTTATGGCATCAAGAAGATGTACATTTTAAAAGAGAATATGCTAGAAAAAGAAATAAGGCAAAATATAATCCTAATTTACAAAAATCTTATTATGTTGAACTTAATAAAGAATATAACGCTATTCCAATGGAAAAAAGAGCTAATGATTATGCTGAAAATCATTTAAAAAAATATTTTGAATTACTAAAAAAGAAACTATAAAAAAGGGTCAACTCGACCCTTTTTTTAGTTCACGTTTATATTTAAAATAAGTGTTATTTGACAGCCCTAATTCTCTAGCTAAGTGAGTATCTTTAATTTCACCTTTTTCAACTCGTTTGTACTCTTCAGCAAATTTTTCTATAGAAACTTTTCTAGGTCTGCCATAAATATGCCACTCTCCACGTTTCTTCATAGCTTCAATACCTTCTTTTTGCCTTTTCTTTTTAGTAGTAAGTTCACTTTCAGCTAACCATGAAAAAACATCTAAAAGCAAGTTGTTAATAATGTCTAAGAATCCTTTTGCAATTTCATCTGATCCAGCCATTGCCTTAAAATTCATAAGTGTGTGAGGTAGATTTAATATCATTATCCTTATATCATTCACTTTATAATAAAGAAATTCATCCATAATTTCTTGCTTGTTTCTGCCTATTCTATCAAGTTCTGGAATGATTAAAATATCCCCTGGTCTAAGTACATC carries:
- a CDS encoding recombinase family protein produces the protein MAVYGYNRVSTKEQHLDRGVINIEKFCKENGYELKKIYQDKQSGRDFNRERYIVMKEDVLRPGDILIIPELDRIGRNKQEIMDEFLYYKVNDIRIMILNLPHTLMNFKAMAGSDEIAKGFLDIINNLLLDVFSWLAESELTTKKKRQKEGIEAMKKRGEWHIYGRPRKVSIEKFAEEYKRVEKGEIKDTHLARELGLSNNTYFKYKRELKKGSS